Below is a window of Fulvitalea axinellae DNA.
CAGGTTCTCTCCGAGTTCGGCTTCTTGGAAGTGCTTGTCCATTTCGTAAGCGCCGTCCAGTAATTGCTCGAAATTGTCGTAGCCGATAGTGCAGGCGATTGATAAACCGATAGCCGACCAAAGCGAATAACGTCCGCCAACCCAATCCCAGAACTCAAACATGTTCTTCGGGTCGATGCCGAAATCAGTTACCGCAGCCTCGTTTGTGCTCAGGGCCACGAAGTGCTTCGCGATTTGCTTTTCGTCGCCGGCGGCTTTCAGGAACCATTCGCGTGCTGTGTGGGCGTTGGTCATAGTTTCCTGCGTAGTGAAGGTCTTCGAGGCGATCATGAACAAAGTCGTCTCCGGATCCACTTTTTTAAGCGTTTCGGCGATGTCCGTTCCATCCACATTCGAGACGAAATGCGTTGTGATGTTCTCTTTTTTGTATGGCCTCAAGGCTTCGGTAACCATTACCGGGCCCAAATCCGAGCCGCCGATACCGATGTTCACGATGTCGGTTACGGGCTTGTCAGTAAAGCCTTTCCATTCTCCGCCGGTTACCAAGTCGGCGAAGTGTTTCATTTTGGCCAGAACGTTGTTGACTTTTGGCATCACGTCCTCGCCGTCTACTTTCACCTCAACACTTTCGCGGTTACGCAAAGCGGTGTGCAATACCGCACGGTTTTCGGTCTGGTTGATGGCCTCTCCGGCGAACATTTTCTTGATGGCCTCGTCCACTTTGCACTCTTTGGCTAGCGCCACAAGTTTTTCTACCGTGCCTTCCGTAATGATATTCTTCGAGAAGTCGACGAGAATATCCTGGAAAGCGACTGAGAATTTTCCGAAACGTTCCGGATCCGAAGCGAAAAGTTCGGTCATCCGTGCGTCTTTCATCGTCGCGAAGTGTCTCTCAAGTTCGGCCCAAGCGCCGGTTTGGGTAGGATTAATGTTTTCCAGCATGATGTTAAGATACAGTCGTATGCGTTATGGTTAAATAAGTCCTCTGTAAGGAATGTGTTTACCCGTGGAGTAGGAAAAATACCTACGGGCAAAAATAAGCTAAGCGCCGAAAGTTACGTTTACGCTGGCGTATTAAAGAATGATTTGTGTCATCTTTTCCGATATAGGAACGATGAAGCTCCGCAAAATTCCAAGGCGCTGACTTGGGGAGGAATATATTCCTTATATTTGCGGGCGAGGGGACGTGTTCCGGCGCAGGGGAAAAACATCCATTTATCAATCATACCAGTAATGAGAAGGATTTACTTGCTAGCCATAATGCTATGTGCGGGGTTGTTGTTTGGCGGGTGCTCGCAGAAGGGCTACCATAAGCCGAAAAAGAGAAAACCGCCGAAAATGGGCAAACCGTTGCCGTGCCCTTTAAAAGACTGTTGATCAAAAAAAATAACATGAGCAGGATAGTTGTCGCCATCGACGGGCATTCCGGTTGTGGGAAAAGCTCGACGGCCAAGGCTGTGGCCGCCGAGCTAGGCTACGCTTACATCGACACCGGAGCGATGTACCGTTGTGTCACCCTTTATTTTTTGGAACACACCATAGATCTTTTCGATGCGGACCAAGTGTCGAAGGCCCTTGCCGAAATCGAGATCTCTTTTCGGTATAACGATGAGCTGAAGCGTAACGAGACTTATCTGAATGGCAAATGCGTGGAGGACGAGATCCGCAAGATGTACGTTTCGGAGAAAGTTAGCGACGTGAGCGTGATCAAGGCCGTGCGTGAGGATATGGTGGCCCAACAACGCAAAATGGGACGCGAGAAAGGCGTGGTAATGGACGGGCGTGATATCGGAACGGTAGTGTTTCCCGATGCCGAGCTGAAGGTGTTCATGACTGCCGACGTGGAAGTTCGCGCCGAGCGCCGTCGCAAAGAATTGTTGGAAAAAGGGGAAGACGCCGATTTGTCCAGAATTGCGGAGAATTTCCGTTCCCGTGACCATATTGACTCCACAAGGGCCGAAAGCCCGTTGCGCAAAGCCGAGGACGCGTTCGAATTGGACACTTCCGAAATGGATTTCCAAGCCCAAGTGAATCGCGTGCTGGAAGAGGCCGAAAAGAGAATAGCCGGCTGAATCGCTACGTCGACATAAAGGTATTTGACTGACGCCGCATTATGCGGCGTTTTTTATGCGGGCTGGGCCGAAAATCCCTTGACCGGTTGGGAATCAGGCCAAAAACAACGAAATTCAGCGACGCCTAAAAGGTGTTGTTTCTGACTAAAAAAACGAAACCATATATGATCGTCGAGATCGACAAGAATTCCGGGTATTGTTTCGGGGTGGAGTTTGCCATAAAAATGGCCGAGGACGAGATGGAATCCGGTGACGGTTTGTATTGCCTCGGGGATATCGTTCACAACGATATGGAGGTGAGCCGGCTTCACGCCAAAGGTTTGCGGATAATCGACCGGGAGGCGCTCCGCAATTTGAGGGATTGCAAGGTGCTGATCAGGGCGCACGGCGAACCGCCGGAAACCTATAAGATGGCCTTGGATAACAATAT
It encodes the following:
- the pgi gene encoding glucose-6-phosphate isomerase; this translates as MLENINPTQTGAWAELERHFATMKDARMTELFASDPERFGKFSVAFQDILVDFSKNIITEGTVEKLVALAKECKVDEAIKKMFAGEAINQTENRAVLHTALRNRESVEVKVDGEDVMPKVNNVLAKMKHFADLVTGGEWKGFTDKPVTDIVNIGIGGSDLGPVMVTEALRPYKKENITTHFVSNVDGTDIAETLKKVDPETTLFMIASKTFTTQETMTNAHTAREWFLKAAGDEKQIAKHFVALSTNEAAVTDFGIDPKNMFEFWDWVGGRYSLWSAIGLSIACTIGYDNFEQLLDGAYEMDKHFQEAELGENLPTILALLGVWYNNFYGTESTAILPYDQYMHRFPAYFQQGDMESNGKYVDRGGKAVDYQTGPIIWGEPGTNGQHAFYQLIHQGTKLIPCDFIAPAISQNPVGDHHVKLLANFFAQTEALMKGKTEAEVIAEFEQQGKSEDEYKELVPFKVFQGNRPTNSILIKKLTPKTLGSLIAMYEHKIFVQGVIWNIFSFDQWGVELGKQLAKNILPELEGDEEVNTHDASTNGLINAFKDMRK
- the cmk gene encoding (d)CMP kinase: MSRIVVAIDGHSGCGKSSTAKAVAAELGYAYIDTGAMYRCVTLYFLEHTIDLFDADQVSKALAEIEISFRYNDELKRNETYLNGKCVEDEIRKMYVSEKVSDVSVIKAVREDMVAQQRKMGREKGVVMDGRDIGTVVFPDAELKVFMTADVEVRAERRRKELLEKGEDADLSRIAENFRSRDHIDSTRAESPLRKAEDAFELDTSEMDFQAQVNRVLEEAEKRIAG